The segment tcgtttatttttaggATTGGTGACTTGCATACCCTTTCCCTTGACAGCTGACACTCCTTACCTTTGCGCACTGGCACAAGTTGCACGTGTCCACATATGTTCCGTGATCGCAGTTCATGTTGTCGACGATGCTCTGCATGCACCCTTGGCCCTTCCCGCTGCCGCATCCCGCAGGCCCTGTAGAGACCGCAGGTTGAACGGGTCTCGGGGTCGGCAGAGGGTGCAAGGGACCAGGTCCTTGCAAAGGGTACCCATGCCCATGCACAATATGGTAGAGCGAAAGGATTTCATTTAGTCCctggaaagtaatgataatcattacgataaaGCGGTGGCAGAGGTGGGTGGTGTTGCAAGTTCCAGATATTGCTTTTGATCTGatattgttgctgatattattgaGTTTTTCATTTATGTTAACATGGTTCTGTGTTTAGGTTCTCCAACCATTAAAATTGATTTTTGTACTTGTGGAAAAACACAATGTTAATGAaccttgtcaatatatatataagaaaatatagaaacaaGAAACATTTACACCAAAGGTAGTAAACACGTTTCATTACAAGATCGCATTCGGACGCCTAAATACAGATTTTTCCCACGTGCACTCATATCTTGtctcatgcatacatattcaatTAGTCACGTGCTCGCAACGCTTTACCGTAAGACAAACGCTAACTATTCACCTTGGCACAATGGCACAtgttacacatatccatatatgttccGTGGGTGCAGTTCATGTCGTCCACGATGCTCTGCTCGCATCCTTGGCCTATCGTCCCGCCGCATCCTACAGGCCCTTCGGAGGCTGCAGGAGGAAGGGGACTCGCGGCCATCAGAGGCTGCGAGGAACCAGGTCCTTGCAAAAGATACTCAAGGATTTCGTTCGGTTCCTGTAAAagtataataacgatatcaaaaaacatatcaataaatagttacaataatacaaacatatgtgACTCTCCACCccaacacagatgcacacactccTTACCTTGGCGCACTGGCACGTGTTGCACGCGTCCACATATGTTCCGTAGACGCATTTCATTTGGACGACTATGTTTTTCACACATCCTTGGCCTATCGTCTTGGCGCATCCTACAGGCCCTGCGAAGGCTGCAGGAGGAAGGGGTCTCGCGGCCATCAGAGGTTGCGAGGAACCAGGTTCTTGCAAAATATACTCGTGCTCTTGTGTAAtgcgatagagagaaaggtttTCGGTCGGTTCCTGTAAGAGTATAATGGTAACGATATCAACCACCACACCTATAAATAATACTGCATAGAAACACACGAGGCTTTATCCACTTCCACGCACTCATTCAGTTAcagtaacacatacacatatgtaaccctccaccccaacacacacatgcacacactccttACCTTGGTGCACTGGCACGTGTTACACGCGTCCACATATGTTCCGTAGACGCATTTCATCTTGACGACTATGCTTTTCATACATCCTTGGCCTATCTTTATTCCGCATTCCACGGATCCTTGCAGAGGATTCCCGTGTCCTTGTCCAATGCTGCCGGGAGATTTTTTCTTAACATCCCTCCATAATATAGTATGATAAAGAAACATGAATGAATCAAAAACTGTTGAACGATAGTTAATATGAAAGATGACGTTGAAAAAATCAAATCAACTCACCTGCTGACGAAGAGGAGGCACACGGCGAGGGGGAGGACGCTCTTCATCTCGGCGATTTCGAAGCACGAAGACCAAGTGACTAAGAGCCTcttcttttgtgtttatatactgaGCGTGTAACCTTCAGCacgcccacctctcctccttaacCTTTTGTTCATCTATTCTCTCCCATATTTGAAAACTTGCCGCACTGTTGTCATATCCTGTAACTTGTTATTGATCTTTGATCGTTTGAGTCGCTGTCATTCCATGATGTTAAGTTAATGTTActgtatttcatttcatgtctacttgtttatcattatgtttatgggtgtgtttatctttgtatatgagtgtatgtttatttttgtgtacatgggtatgtgtgtttatctttatgtatgtgagtgtttacctttttgtttatgtgtgtgcacacacacacaaatatatatatatatatatatatatatatatatatatatatatatatatatatatatatatatatatatatatatatgtatataagtaaatgtgtatgtgtggatctatctatatataagtaaatattgatgtgtttatctatctatctatatatgtgtatatatgtatgtgtatgtgtgtatgtgtaaatatatatacatggaagacATGGGATAGTTATTTGTTATGAAATATAACTTTGAgccgagagtgagagaagaaagattagGTCTATTGCGACTCTGGGATTCCGATCCATTTCAGGAAGGTTCAtgctgcacgcacgcacacacacacgcacgcacacacacacacacacacacacatgtatatatatatatatatatatatatatatatatatatatatatatatatatatatatatatatatatatatatatataacttcccaCCCAGGTCTCGAACctacttatatatgtgtttatcaatatacatatatatatatatatatatatatatatatatatatatatatatatatatatatatatatatatatatattatatgtttatgtatatagatgtatgtgtttatgtatatatatgtataagtttatgcatatatatgtatatgtatgtatatgcaatatatatacaaatatatacatacgtgtgtgtgttcatgcatgagCATCGATGTGCTTCTAAACACAGAATTCAGTAGGTAAAATAAAGGATAAAGGCACGAAGGAGAGACGATAGGTCAAATaggtaaaaatataatgaaaaaaaaatcaaaatcacacAGGCAACGTTAATATTctgtaaaaataaaagtatatacgaGAATGAATAAATCACAAATGAGAAATTAAATGTCATTTCGTGTACTAATAATTCATATCTATGTGCATAAACCTACATTGCTACGTTTGTCACAGTTGCATTTTGCTAAATACTCTTGATATCGCAAACATCAGTCTCCGATAAATTTACTTCAGTGATATCACTTCAGTAGACGTGAGTTTGCGGCATATTCGGGGCTTTGAAAACGTCTTTAGACGAACTGGCAACTCGGCTGCACATGATGGATGCATAGCAatgtacatttatagatagaaaaataagtggatggatagacggatagatagatacatacaaaatatatataaatatgtgtacacacacacacacacacacacacacacacacacacacacacacacacacatatatatatatatatatatatatatatatacatatatatacatatgtatgtatctatcaatctccatatttctatctctttcccattctctctctcactctcactccctctctttctttttatatatatgtatgtatgtatgtatgtatgtatatatatatatatatatatatatatatatatatatatatatatatatatatcatatatatacatatatgtgtatatatacgtatatatgtatacatacatacatatatataagtatatatatacatatacacatacacatttagtgTAAAActttattgttttagttttttttctgcccATACAAGGAGGATTAGAAATGCATTGTTCTTTAAGTTGAATAACAATCAATTATTTAAAAAGATTGGCAAATATAAGCAGTTAGAATCATGatgaaacatagaaaaaaaaagtcataaccTTAACTAACAGACACTGAAACAAGctgtaaaatgaataaagagatagaaagataaagtaaCGCGATGAACCTGTTCCCTGCAACATGCAACACCGCTTCTCCTTTAACAtaaattcattatcatgattattattctcactatcatgACGGCCAATATCCTACGAGACTGGGCGAAAGCCTGTCTCTCTACTATGATACGCAGGGACATGGGTATCCTTTGCCAGGACTGGATTCCTCGCACCTTCTGAAGGCCGTGAAACCCTTTCCTCCTGGGGTCTCCGCAGGGCCTGTGAGATGCGGCAGGAGGATAGGCCAAGGACCGTCGACGGCATGGACTGCGCCCACGGAACAGATGTGGACATGCGCAACAGGTGCCAGTGTGCCAAGGTAAATTGTATTCCTATTTTTTAGGAATAGCTTATTTTTTCTCGGAATCTAAAAagaacaaatctatctatctatctatatatgacgAATCCTTCCCGAATATTCGTATATAACGATATTTGTTCCCTTTTCTTACAGGGGCCGAACGAGATCTCGGAGGAGCATGGGATGAACACGACAAGTGCACCGCAAAACTTCACTGCTTCGTCGAAAAGTCGATAGAAAACCATTAAAGTACTTAATATGTAGGTATGGTATATAACTATGAGCAAAATGTGGTAGAAACTccaaataaaacggaaaaagtaCTCGACTACTCTTCAAATATGGTGATTTATATTCACTCCCTTTCGTCTCACAAGGCTGTGGAACTTCTCAGATTCAGTCTAAGCATTTTTTCTTAATGcatacattgttcttcatattAAAAGAGGAAGTTGCAGGATATTTTGCATTTCATCGTATCCACCATGTCGTTCCAGCGACCGTAATGATTGACTTCATATTTTACTCATATCGAGGAAGCAGGAATTAGTCTAAAACcctgtaaaagaaagaagaggaaacatgGATTTCATGAACTGCTAAAAAATGCACCTTTAGAATAGACTTTTGTATCATGAATGCTTTTCGTAACTAAGTAAAATATAAATTTCTAGGAAGGGACAAAGACTTCGATACAAAATGAGAAGATTCACGTTTTTAATAATGTGCGCGCAAAGGGCAAACATGCATCAAAGCGTATCAAACTGTTTTGGGTTTCGAGGACGCTACAATAAGAGACCTTTAGTTTAATTTCATTGGGATATTCTTTGAGATAAGTATACATAGAGATGAATACGAATGCAATAAGCTTACATAGGTGAAATGAAACAGCCATAACAAattatagaaaatataataaataaaacgagataGAGACACAGGCGACGAAACTGTAAATACACTCAAACTTGATACAGACAattacaaatagacagaaaggaaCAGTAACAATCAAATGACAGGAGACGAGTCAATCTGGAAAAGCTTCAACAACTAAACTAAGGTCAACTCAACCAAACCCAACTGTCCCACTATCTTTTGTCATTTTGACCAATTAAATGTTAGTTAAAgattttagttattatcaacCTCACTTTCCACTGACATCACTACATCCAAAGATGACACTTTAAACAAAAAATTGACATGCATCGCCCTTCTCTTCAGATTATTTCCATTATCGACTTGATCTTCATGAACACATCCCTCCAGCGATGCTGCTCTAGCTGCAGGTCCCTCCAAGAGccactgtttttcttttcctttctttcttcctttttctttttttccttttttcttttttaggaaaaTATATAGGCGTCATCTGGAGCCCCCGTGGGACGGGTGAGAATGGACCCCTTAGCtatgcctcctccccttccctcttctccacctgtgTTGCCAAATTATGGCAAcgcaggtggagaagaggagagtatcCTTTCGGTTTCGTCATGTGATGAGGCGTCGGGTtgattcgaaacgtcacgatttaTCGCTCCCAAATTGTTTTGGCTGAATTTCATTTCACATACGTACGCGCGTACGCATGTGCGTGGGTATTGCATCATAATTCTGCCATAACCAAGCATTCAGAAACATCTCCTTTGGGACACTCAGAGCTGCAGTGCCGTGGGTGTTGGCATTCGCGGTGTCGCAAAACTTGCACGAGGAATCCCGTGGGgcgtccctcgccccccccccctccaaatgcCACGCCCGTCGGTACCCGATGCTCAGGCACGCTCACTAGTTGCCTTTTATATTAataagatatgatgataatgataaaagggataataatgacatcatcaatAACATGAGTTACAATCAAATGATCATAATGCAAATgaaaaatggtgataatcatggtaatgaggatatatttcatgttattaataataaatgcaaGCATATTAAACTATTATGCTATTAAACGCATTACTGAAAATTATAGTGATTCTATTTCTTATACCAGTTGAGTGGAGTGTCTACACAGCTGTAGAATATACACGTAAAGCAAGACTGAAAAGAAATTCCTAGATATAATAAAACTTTGTTACTGAAAAAATTGGCaggtgtgggggaaagggaaagttaTGTTGGGGGAGAGACAACCAGGCTTACATAACCCgaaattatacatatgcatgaatatatatacatatatacatgtatatgtatatatgtgtgtgtgcgcacacaaacacatatatgtatgcatgtatgtacatatatttgtatatgtattaatacatacatatatatatgtgtgtatgtgtgtgtgtgtgtgcgtgtgcgtgtacatatatatatatatatatatatatatatatatatatatatatatatatatatatatatatatatatatatatatatatatatatatgtatatatgtacatgtgtagttatacatatatatatatatatatatatatatatatatatatatatatatatatatatatatatatatataatggccaaCATATATAAATCAACGGACATactaaacatacttatatatacatacgtaaatacatacatatatacatacatatctgtgcatgtgtcttttttttctatgtatatgaatagaaatataatttatttcttgcTTTTATCCTTCTAAAGGATATCGTTAAATAGTCTTCGGTATATCTAGGTTAAATGTCTTTACATATAATAAAGAGATGTTTAAAATGACGAAAATCATGTGTTCCCCTGCAGTAgtgcccatatatatgtatatatacatatatatatacattacaggcGGAGAGGGTTGCGTAGGAAACAGAGGGGCCCTCAGGTGACCAGCTGCGTttgaggtagaaggaaggagcaagACTTCCCAGACAGGTGGGGAAAAGGCTAGTCAGGTGACCAGCTGAGtagaaggcagaggaaggggcgATACCCCGTGCCTGTCGAGCGTGTCGTGCTTCGTGCCAACCCTGGGTGCCCAGAAATCACTTGAGTGAGATTCATACTGAATGGGAATTATCCGATAACTTATTGGttggaggaataaaggaaagctTTTTGGTTTACCCTCAGGGGACAATGGGGTTTGGAGGACCTAGGCTGACCTTGTTCAGTGGATAAAGCTTTTCCAGAATTATTTGGCATTGGTTCGCCTCCTGTCACGGGATTCGGTTCCTGAACCTGGTGGTTTTCAGTTGGCAGACACCTGTATTTTCTCTAATGTGACTCGAAATATTACGTTTTTGTATTAAATTAATTCATTTGATCAACGTAGATGTTACATTCTTACTCCTATGAACATCTActcttttatccatctctctatcaatctatatatatgtatatgtatattttatcttttctccGTGTAATGATTTCTGACAAATTTCTTTGCCAAGTTCTTTCTTGTGGCACAACACTTTTGCATGAGAACGATTACCGACATTCatacttttcttgtttctctttcgctgCGGTGTCCTCATTCACATGATATCTTTGAaacattatgtaaaaaaaattcaGGAAACTATAAATATGAAGTGCTTTCCAATACTTTAATCCCATCTACATATTTCTATAGTATAAAACAAGGTAAATATTATCTTCAATTCCAAAACCCAAATTGCATGCATCGACGTGATCAGAGAAACGGATTCTTCCGAACTATACACTTCACATCCGCATTCAGCCATCGATGTTGAGTCTGCATTTGCCAACAAGAGTCACGTTTTCGACGAAGCAGTGAAGCTTTGAGGTGCATCTGCCGTGTTCTCCCCATGTTCCTCCGCAGGTTTAGTTCGGCCCCTGTAAGAAAGGAAAACGATCGCTGTCATTTCTGCGAAAATTCATGTCTAATTATCGCTGCAATCATTTGCCTGGacagtacgcatatatatacaccacaaaaCACACTCCTTACCTTGGCACACTGGCACCTGTTGCACATATCAACATAAGTTCCGTGGGCGCACTTCATGTCGTCGACGGTGTTCTGCACGCATCCTTGGCTCCTCGTCTTGTTGTATTCCACAGGACTTCCGGAGACCGCAGGTTCAGCGGGTCCTTGACAGCTGACACTCCTTACCTTTGCGCACTGGCACAAGTTGCACGTGTCCACATATGTTCCGTGATCGCAGTTCATGTTGTCGACGATGCTCTGCATGCACCCTTGGCCCATCCCGCTGCCGCATCCCGCAGGCCCTGTAGAGACCGCAGGTTGAACGGGTCTCGGGGTCGGCAGAGGGTGCAAGGGACCAGGTCCTTGCAAAGGGTACCCATGCCCATGCACAATATGGTAGAGCGAAAGGATTTCATTTAGTCCctggaaagtaatgataatcattacgataaaGCGGTGGCAGAGGTGGGTGGTGTTGCAAGTTCCAGATATTGCTTTTGATCTGatattgttgctgatattattgaGAGTTTTTCATTTATGTTAACATGGTTCTGTGTTTAGGTTCTCCAACCATTAAAATTGATTTTTGTACTTGTGGAAAAACACAATGTTAATGAaccttgtcaatatatatataagaaaatatagaaacaaGAAACATTTACACCAAAGGTAGTAAACACGTTTCATTACAAGATCGCATTCGGACGCCTAAATACAGATTTTTCCCACGTGCACTCATATCTTGtctcatgcatacatattcaatTAGTCACGTGCTCGCAACGCTTTACCGTAACACAAACGCTAACTATTCACCTTGGCACAATGGCACAtgttacacatatccatatatgttccGTGGGTGCAGTTCATGTCGTCCACGATGCTCTGCTCGCATCCTTGGCCTATCGTCCCGCCGCATCCTACAGGCCCTTCGGAGGCTGCAGGAGGAAGGGGACTCGCGGCCATCAGAGGCTGCGAGGAACCAGGTCCTTGCAAAAGATACTCAAGGTTTTCGTTCGGTTCCTATAAAAGTACAATAACGATATCAACAACCATATCTATAAATAGTTACAATTATGCAAACACATATGTGACCctccaccccaacacacacacgcacactccttaCCTTCGCGCAGTGGCACGTGTTGCACGCGTCCACATATGTTCCGTTGACGCATTTCATTTGGACGACTATGCTTTTCACACATCCTTGGCCTATCTTTTTTTTACGCATCCCATAGTTCCTGCGGAGACTCCAGAAGGAACGGATCCTTGCAGAGGATTCCCGTGTCCTTGTCCAATGCTGCTGGGAGAT is part of the Penaeus vannamei isolate JL-2024 chromosome 19, ASM4276789v1, whole genome shotgun sequence genome and harbors:
- the LOC113806910 gene encoding uncharacterized protein, which codes for MKSVVPLAVCLLIVGRIRSFWSLRRNYGMRKKKIGQGCVKSIVVQMKCVNGTYVDACNTCHCAKEPNENLEYLLQGPGSSQPLMAASPLPPAASEGPVGCGGTIGQGCEQSIVDDMNCTHGTYMDMCNMCHCAKGLNEILSLYHIVHGHGYPLQGPGPLHPLPTPRPVQPAVSTGPAGCGSGMGQGCMQSIVDNMNCDHGTYVDTCNLCQCAKVRSVSCQGPAEPAVSGSPVEYNKTRSQGCVQNTVDDMKCAHGTYVDMCNRCQCAKRKYRCLPTENHQVQEPNPVTGGEPMPNNSGKALSTEQGQPRSSKPHCPLRGWHEARHARQARGIAPSSAFYSAGHLTSLFPTCLGSLAPSFYLKRSWSPEGPSVSYATLSASSSKPKTV
- the LOC138864924 gene encoding uncharacterized protein encodes the protein MKSVLPLAVCLLFVSSIGQGHGNPLQGSVECGIKIGQGCMKSIVVKMKCVYGTYVDACNTCQCTKEPTENLSLYRITQEHEYILQEPGSSQPLMAARPLPPAAFAGPVGCAKTIGQGCVKNIVVQMKCVYGTYVDACNTCQCAKEPNEILEYLLQGPGSSQPLMAASPLPPAASEGPVGCGGTIGQGCEQSIVDDMNCTHGTYMDMCNMCHCAKGLNEILSLYHIVHGHGYPLQGPGPLHPLPTPRPVQPAVSTGPAGCGSGKGQGCMQSIVDNMNCDHGTYVDTCNLCQCAKKPNADLSLNGTGHVLGNPLQGPGSLHPPLDVRPAEPAVSGSPVECDKTRSQGCVQNTVDDMKCAHGTYVDMCNRCQCAKGPNETCGGTWGEHGRCTSKLHCFVENVTLVGKCRLNIDG